A section of the Methanobacterium sp. Maddingley MBC34 genome encodes:
- a CDS encoding DNA-directed RNA polymerase (PFAM: RNA polymerase Rpb1, domain 4; RNA polymerase Rpb1, domain 5), producing the protein MDNHAVIMALTGARGSMLNLTQIAACVGQQSVRGGRIERGYSKRTLPHFQEGELGAKASGFVHSSYKTGLDPLEFFFHAMGGREGLVDTAIRTAQSGYMQRRLVNALQDLSVNPDKTVRDNRGVVIQTHYGEDGIDPAKSDYGKVADIDRLIEEMRIKAKSSK; encoded by the coding sequence ATGGACAACCACGCAGTTATCATGGCACTAACTGGTGCCAGAGGTTCCATGCTAAACTTAACTCAGATTGCAGCATGTGTAGGTCAGCAATCTGTTCGTGGTGGTCGTATAGAGAGAGGTTACAGTAAAAGAACTTTACCTCACTTCCAGGAAGGTGAGCTCGGTGCTAAAGCCAGTGGATTCGTTCACTCCAGTTACAAAACAGGGCTCGACCCATTGGAATTTTTCTTCCATGCTATGGGAGGACGTGAAGGACTGGTGGACACTGCTATCCGTACAGCCCAGAGTGGTTACATGCAACGCCGACTGGTGAATGCACTGCAGGATCTGTCGGTGAACCCTGATAAAACAGTACGTGATAACAGGGGAGTGGTCATTCAGACTCACTACGGTGAAGATGGAATCGACCCCGCCAAGAGTGACTACGGAAAAGTAGCAGACATCGATCGATTAATAGAGGAAATGCGAATCAAAGCTAAATCAAGCAAATAA